One stretch of Vulpes lagopus strain Blue_001 chromosome X, ASM1834538v1, whole genome shotgun sequence DNA includes these proteins:
- the ERCC6L gene encoding DNA excision repair protein ERCC-6-like, with translation MEAFRGSVEAAALSPEQAALYQRYVKEAKEATKNGDLEEAFKLFNLAKDIFPNEKVMSRIQKIQEALEELAEHGDDEFTDVCNSGLLLYRELHNQLFEHQKEGVAFLYSLYRDGRKGGILADDMGLGKTVQIIAFLSGMFDATLVSHVLLIMPTNLISTWIKEFVKWTPGMRVKTFHGSSKDERTRNLRRIQQRNGVIITTYQMLINNWQQLSSLNGQEFVWDYVILDEAHKIKTSSTKSAICARAVPARNRILLTGTPIQNNLQELWSLFDFACQGSLLGTLKTFKIEYENPIMRAREKDATPGEKALGLKISENLMAIIKSHFLRRTKEEVQKKSSTPEEIRFSEKNPDDDAICKMPSLSRKNDLIIWIRLMPLQEEIYRKFVSLDHIKELLMETRSPLAELGVLKKLCDHPRLLSARARHLLNLGSVKFSVQGENEGEDASDVDHIDHITDDTLMEESGKMIFLIELLRRLRDEGHQTLVFSQSRQILNIIERLLKNRHFKILRIDGTVTHLVEREKRINLFQQNKDYPVFLLTTQVGGVGLTLTAATRVVIFDPSWNPATDAQAVDRVYRIGQKENIVVYRLITCGTVEEKIYRRQVFKDSLIRQTTGDKKNPFRYFTKQELRELFTIEDFQNSATQLQLQSLHAAQRKSDKILDEHIAYLHSLGIAGISDHDLMYTRDLSVKEELDVIEESHYIQQRVQKAQFLVELESQNTELLVEKQRTGNEGTWLREPLFPSQTKKKCPEMNKPQPWPSSHLPTYHIQEEVISSQMASVIIDDLPKENENQDNSNIKMNVTILQDGSHSPVSTSDADSVAILPKGCGCVDEIWTNSSGMAIQKEALLEGPTQGTLQKNPLGNINYFLSESVRDDLGPNPDQLKDDEILLHCSPWPINPMTNENQNAESHTSVIEIADEEWSASCSALQDAQVHDEAKLEEEPLASSSQYACDFNLFLEDSADNGQNLSSQSLQHAENENSLCGPAANSKAESERGEVRLSLDLSETQDDPEVVIGNVKRGRRKARRILSDGENEDKTFQDTPGTNLFTSPCQFLPIKQFDASTPKSDISPPGRFFALKIPDSINKSVNARRSLASRRSLVNVVLDHVEDMEEGLDNSNKAEVAEDYLEEGAEESSGEVSEYTEDPPDETLPSEQKSSWLTTREPGALAQEASPGDPEPLLGRQLVDSPQDEAVEAVNDYEALVIRGKELKECGKIQEALNCLVKALDIKSADPEVMLMTLNLYKQLNKT, from the coding sequence ATATGTGAAGGAGGCCAAAGAAGCAACTAAGAATGGGGATCTGGAAGAAGCATTTAAACTTTTCAATTTGGCAAAGGACATTTTTCCCAATGAAAAGGTGATGAGCAGAATCCAAAAAATACAGGAAGCCTTGGAGGAGTTGGCAGAACATGGAGATGATGAATTCACAGATGTGTGCAACTCTGGCCTTCTGCTTTATCGAGAACTGCACAACCAACTATTTGAACACCAGAAGGAAGGTGTAGCTTTCCTCTATAGCCTATATAGGGATGGAAGAAAAGGTGGCATCTTGGCAGATGATATGGGATTAGGGAAGACTGTTCAAATCATCGCTTTCCTTTCTGGTATGTTTGATGCTACACTTGTGAGTCATGTGCTGCTGATCATGCCAACCAATCTCATTAGCACGTGGATAAAAGAATTTGTTAAGTGGACTCCAGGAATGAGAGTCAAAACCTTTCACGGTTCTAGTAAGGATGAACGTACCAGAAACCTCAGACGGATTCAGCAAAGGAATGGTGTCATTATCACCACATACCAAATGTTAATCAATAATTGGCAGCAACTTTCAAGCTTGAATGGCCAAGAGTTTGTGTGGGACTACGTCATCCTTGATGaagcacataaaataaaaacctcatcTACTAAGTCAGCAATATGTGCTCGTGCTGTCCCTGCCAGGAATCGCATCCTCCTCACAGGAACCCCAATCCAGAATAATTTACAAGAACTGTGGTCCCTATTTGATTTTGCTTGTCAAGGGTCCCTGCTAGgaacattaaaaacttttaaaatagagtATGAAAATCCTATtatgagagcgagagagaaggATGCTACCCCAGGGGAAAAAGCCTTGGGattgaaaatatctgaaaacttgATGGCAAtcataaaatctcattttctcaGGAGGACTAAAGAAGAGGTACAAAAAAAGTCAAGTACCCCAGAGGAGATCAGATTTAGTGAAAAGAATCCAGATGATGATGCCATTTGTAAAATGCCTTCCCTTTCCaggaaaaatgatttaattatttggATACGTCTTATGCCTTTACAAGAAGAAATATACAGGAAATTCGTGTCCCTGGATCATATCAAGGAATTGTTAATGGAGACACGCTCACCTCTGGCTGAGCTAGGTGTCTTAAAGAAGCTGTGTGATCATCCAAGGCTGCTATCTGCACGGGCTCGTCATTTGTTGAATTTAGGGTCTGTAAAATTCTCTGTTCAAGGTGAAAATGAAGGGGAGGATGCCTCAGACGTGGACCATATTGATCACATAACTGATGATACACTGATGGAAGAATCTGGAAAAATGATATTTCTAATAGAGCTGCTTAGGAGACTGCGAGATGAAGGACATCAAACTCTGGTGTTTTCCCAATCGAGACAAATTCTAAACATCATTGAACGCCTCTTAAAGAATCGGCACTTTAAGATATTGCGAATTGATGGAACAGTTACACATCTTGTGGAAcgagaaaaaagaatcaacttATTCCAGCAAAATAAAGATTACCCTGTTTTTCTGCTTACCACTCAAGTAGGTGGTGTTGGCTTAACGTTAACTGCAGCAACTAGAGTGGTCATTTTTGACCCTAGTTGGAATCCTGCAACTGATGCTCAAGCTGTGGATAGAGTCTACCGAATtggacaaaaggaaaatattgtagTTTATAGGCTGATTACTTGTGGGACCGTAGAGGAGAAAATATACAGAAGACAGGTTTTCAAGGACTCACTAATCAGACAAACTACTGGTGATAAGAAGAACCCTTTCCGATATTTTACTAAACAAGAATTAAGAGAGCTCTTTACAATTGAGGATTTTCAGAACTCTGCCACCCAGCTGCAGCTTCAGTCTTTGCATGCTGCTCAGAGGAAATCTGATAAGATACTAGATGAACATATTGCCTACTTGCACTCTTTGGGGATAGCTGGAATCTCAGACCACGATTTGATGTACACACGGGATCTGTCTGTTAAAGAAGAGCTTGACGTGATCGAAGAATCTCATTATATTCAACAAAGGGTTCAGAAAGCTCAATTCCTTGTTGAATTAGAGTCTCAAAATACAGAGCTCTTAGTGGAAAAACAAAGAACTGGAAATGAGGGGACCTGGCTGAGAGAACCTCTGTTTCCTTCTCAAACAAAGAAGAAATGCCCTGAAATGAATAAACCACAGCCTTGGCCCTCATCACATCTACCTACTTACCATATCCAGGAAGAAGTAATCAGTTCCCAGATGGCAAGTGTAATCATTGATGATCTGCCCAAAGAGAATGAGAATCAAGATAACTCCAATATAAAGATGAATGTTACCATCTTGCAAGATGGTAGTCACTCACCTGTAAGTACATCTGATGCTGACTCTGTAGCTATTTTACCTAAGGGATGTGGATGTGTAGATGAAATCTGGACCAACTCATCGGGAATGGCTATACAAAAAGAAGCACTGCTAGAGGGGCCTACACAGGGGACACTGCAAAAGAACCCTCTGGgaaatattaattatttccttagtgaATCAGTCAGAGATGATCTTGGGCCAAATCCAGATCAACTAAAGGATGATGAGATTTTGCTTCACTGTAGTCCCTGGCCCATTAATCCCAtgacaaatgaaaatcaaaatgcaGAATCACACACATCTGTAATTGAAATAGCTGATGAGGAATGGTCAGCATCCTGCAGTGCACTACAGGATGCTCAAGTACATGATGAGGCCAAGTTGGAAGAGGAACCTTTAGCGTCCTCATCACAGTATGCATGTGATTTCAACCTATTCTTGGAAGACTCTGCAGACAATGGACAAAATCTTTCCAGTCAGTCTTTGCAGCATGCTGAGAATGAAAACAGCTTGTGTGGCCCTGCAGCTAATTCTAAAGCAGAGTCTGAGCGGGGTGAAGTGCGTCTCAGCTTGGATCTTTCTGAGACCCAAGATGATCCAGAAGTAGTAATAGGTAATgtgaagagaggcagaaggaaagccaGAAGGATCCTTTCAGATggtgaaaatgaagacaaaacttTTCAAGATACTCCAGGCACAAATCTATTCACCTCGCCTTGTCAGTTCTTACCTATAAAACAGTTTGATGCTTCAACTCCCAAAAGTGACATCAGTCCACCAGGAAGGTTCTTTGCACTGAAAATACCTGACAGTATAAATAAGTCTGTAAATGCTAGAAGATCCCTGGCTTCTAGGAGGTCTCTTGTTAATGTGGTTTTAGACCACGTGGAGGATATGGAGGAAGGACTTGACAACAGCAACAAAGCAGAAGTTGCTGAAGATTATCTGGAGGAAGGAGCCGAGGAAAGCAGTGGGGAAGTCTCAGAATACACCGAAGATCCTCCTGACGAAACGCTGCCTTCAGAACAGAAGTCCAGCTGGTTAACTACACGTGAGCCTGGGGCTTTAGCTCAAGAGGCCTCTCCTGGTGACCCTGAGCCTTTGTTGGGCAGACAGTTGGTTGATTCTCCCCAGGATGAGGCAGTAGAGGCTGTCAATGACTATGAGGCTCTTGTAATTCGTGGAAAAGAACTGAAAGAGTGTGGAAAAATACAGGAGGCCTTAAACTGCTTAGTTAAAGCACTTGACATAAAAAGTGCAGATCCTGAAGTCATGCTCATGACTTTAAATTTGTATAAGCAACTTAATAAAACTTGA